A portion of the Burkholderia pseudomultivorans genome contains these proteins:
- a CDS encoding ketopantoate reductase family protein, with translation MRIAILGAGAMGSLFGGLLAESGEDVTLIDVNDAHLDAIRRDGLRIDDDRGERRVTTLQALRPEAANASAGTPFDLLIVFTKSLHTRVALDGVRALLTPHTHVLTLQNGLGNVETLNAFVPLERILVGVTTWPADLAGPGRVHSHGAGTIRMMTADGAGSAFAAAVADALSSAGLACTLDADVWAAIWEKVAFNAALNTLCAVTRCTVDQLGEHHDGPRLAQAIVAETAAVARAKGIAVDAARIARNVEHAIREHRGHRPSMLQDVLAGRRTEIDAISGKVVAAAREVGLAVPHTETMLGLVRVIDAQAG, from the coding sequence ATGAGAATCGCGATTCTGGGCGCCGGCGCAATGGGCTCGCTGTTCGGCGGGCTGCTCGCGGAAAGCGGCGAGGACGTCACGCTGATCGACGTCAACGACGCGCATCTCGACGCGATTCGCCGCGACGGGCTGCGCATCGACGACGACCGCGGCGAGCGCCGCGTCACGACGTTGCAGGCGCTGCGGCCCGAGGCCGCGAATGCGTCGGCCGGCACACCGTTCGATCTGCTGATCGTCTTCACGAAGTCGCTGCATACGCGCGTCGCGCTCGACGGCGTGCGCGCGCTGCTGACGCCGCACACGCATGTGCTGACGCTGCAGAACGGGCTCGGCAATGTCGAGACGCTGAACGCGTTCGTGCCGCTCGAGCGGATCCTGGTCGGCGTCACGACCTGGCCCGCCGATCTGGCCGGCCCCGGGCGCGTGCATTCGCATGGCGCGGGCACGATCCGCATGATGACGGCCGACGGCGCGGGCAGCGCGTTCGCGGCGGCGGTGGCCGACGCGCTGTCGAGCGCGGGGCTCGCCTGCACGCTCGATGCGGACGTGTGGGCCGCGATCTGGGAGAAGGTCGCGTTCAACGCGGCGCTCAACACGCTGTGCGCGGTGACGCGCTGCACGGTCGACCAGCTCGGCGAGCATCACGACGGGCCGCGCCTCGCGCAGGCGATCGTCGCCGAGACGGCCGCGGTCGCGCGTGCGAAGGGCATCGCGGTCGACGCCGCGCGCATCGCGCGCAACGTCGAGCATGCGATCCGCGAACATCGCGGCCATCGTCCGTCGATGCTGCAGGACGTGCTCGCGGGTCGCCGCACCGAGATCGACGCGATCAGCGGCAAGGTGGTCGCCGCCGCGCGCGAGGTCGGGCTGGCGGTCCCGCATACCGAAACGATGCTGGGCCTGGTGCGCGTGATCGACGCGCAGGCGGGCTGA
- a CDS encoding aldehyde dehydrogenase, with protein MQTVSMLIGGERRQSSDGATFVRRNPLDGAIASEAPACTVDDARAAADAAGRAFPEWAALGPGARRALLLKAADALDAKREQFVGAMAAETGASALWAEFNVQLAVSGLVEAASLTTQVGGELIPSDVPGSLAMGVRQPAGVVLGIAPWNAPVILGTRALALPLACGNTVVLKGSELCPVTHGLIVEALQDAGLPPGVVNFVTNAPDDAGAVVDALIAHPAVRRVNFTGSTRVGRIVAEACARHLKPSVLELGGKAPLVVLDDADLDAAVAAAAFGAFANSGQICMSTERIVVDASIADAFAAKLADKAASLPLGDPRNGPVVLGSLIDAKAVERCNALIDDALAHGATLLCGGKADSTLFPATLLDHVTPAMRIYAEESFGPVKGIVRVDGEAAAIRCANDNAFGLSSAVFSRDVARALRVAARIESGICHVNGPTVHDEAQMPFGGVKDSGFGHFGGKAGIAAFTDLRWITVQTAPRHYPF; from the coding sequence ATGCAAACCGTATCGATGCTGATCGGCGGCGAACGCCGCCAATCGTCCGACGGCGCGACCTTCGTGCGCCGCAATCCGCTCGACGGCGCGATCGCGTCCGAAGCGCCTGCGTGCACCGTCGACGATGCACGCGCGGCGGCCGACGCGGCCGGCCGTGCGTTTCCCGAGTGGGCCGCGCTCGGCCCCGGCGCGCGGCGCGCGCTGCTGCTGAAGGCGGCCGACGCACTCGACGCGAAGCGCGAGCAGTTCGTCGGGGCGATGGCGGCCGAGACGGGCGCGTCGGCGCTGTGGGCGGAATTCAACGTGCAGCTCGCGGTGAGCGGGCTCGTCGAGGCCGCGTCGCTGACCACCCAGGTCGGCGGCGAGCTGATTCCGTCCGACGTGCCCGGCTCGCTCGCGATGGGCGTGCGCCAGCCGGCCGGCGTCGTGCTCGGCATCGCGCCGTGGAATGCGCCGGTGATCCTCGGCACGCGCGCGCTCGCGCTGCCGCTCGCATGCGGCAACACGGTCGTGCTGAAGGGCTCGGAGCTGTGCCCGGTCACGCACGGGCTGATCGTCGAGGCGCTGCAGGACGCCGGGCTGCCGCCGGGCGTCGTCAACTTCGTGACGAACGCGCCCGACGATGCGGGCGCCGTCGTCGACGCGCTGATCGCGCATCCGGCCGTGCGCCGCGTGAACTTCACCGGGTCGACGCGGGTCGGCCGGATCGTCGCCGAAGCGTGCGCGCGCCACCTGAAGCCGTCGGTGCTCGAACTCGGCGGCAAGGCGCCGCTCGTCGTGCTCGACGACGCGGACCTCGATGCCGCGGTCGCGGCCGCCGCGTTCGGCGCGTTCGCGAATTCCGGGCAGATCTGCATGTCGACCGAGCGAATCGTCGTGGATGCGTCGATCGCCGATGCGTTTGCCGCGAAGCTCGCCGACAAGGCCGCGTCGCTGCCGCTCGGCGATCCGCGAAACGGGCCGGTCGTGCTCGGTTCGCTGATCGACGCGAAGGCCGTCGAACGCTGCAACGCGCTGATCGACGATGCGCTCGCGCACGGCGCGACGCTGCTGTGCGGTGGCAAGGCCGACAGCACGCTGTTCCCGGCGACGCTGCTCGACCACGTGACGCCCGCGATGCGGATCTACGCGGAGGAATCGTTCGGTCCGGTGAAGGGCATCGTGCGCGTCGACGGCGAGGCGGCCGCGATCCGCTGCGCGAACGACAACGCGTTCGGCCTGTCGTCGGCCGTGTTCAGCCGCGACGTCGCGCGCGCGTTGCGCGTCGCCGCCCGCATCGAGTCGGGCATCTGTCACGTGAACGGCCCGACCGTGCACGACGAGGCGCAGATGCCGTTCGGCGGTGTGAAGGACAGCGGCTTCGGCCATTTCGGCGGCAAGGCCGGCATCGCGGCCTTCACGGACCTGCGCTGGATCACCGTGCAGACCGCGCCGCGCCACTATCCGTTCTGA